The sequence GTTGGAAGACAATTCCAGCGTAACTTGGCCGGAGAATCACGGTTGGTTGGAAGTCAAAAGGAAGATCGGAGTCAGACACTTAATCTCGCTTCTTTTCTCTTGTCGCATGGTCAAGGACTACGGTGGTCCTGGCGATTTTTTTGAGGTAAATAGGTTGCCAAACGACACTCTCAAGCACCACAGGGTGCTGGTAAAAGAGATCCTTGCAAGGATGGGACGAGGAGGGTTATAAAACCTGATACATTTTTCAAGCGGCAGGAAAACGAGAGTTTTCCTGCCGCTTTTATTTGAAATCGCAATATGCTATTCTGAAAGAATTATGAAAATTCTTATCACGGGAGGGGGAGGTTTTCAGGGCAGTCATTTGACCGAATACCTCATATCAAAAGGTCACGATATTTCAGTTTTGAATACATATTCGGAGGCCTCCAAAGCCAACTTGTCTCAAGTGAAAGACAAGATAGATCTTATCTGGGGAAGCATAACCGATAAAGAGATAGTGGATAAAAGCGTCAGAGGCCAAGATGTCGTATTCCATTTGGCTGCTCATATAAATGTTGACGAGTCGCTGAAAGAAGACCCTATGGTTTTTTTCCACGGCAATATTTTAGGCACATACAACGTTTTGGAGGCGGTTAAAAAAAACGGTAATCGTTTGATACTTACTTCTACCTGCGAAGTTTACGGAGACGGCCATGACTTGAAAGACAGCGAGCTTCTTGACGAGACGGCGGAGCTTCGTCCAAACAGTCCTTACGCCGCTTCCAAAGTGGCCGCCGATAGAATAAGTTACTCGTATTTCAAATCATTCGGAGTGGATATAACTATTGTCAGACCATTTAACTTGTTTGGAGAAAGGCAAAAAAGCGGACGCTTCGGAGCTCTCATCCCGATTTTGGTGGCAAATGCCATGAGAGGAGAAGATTTGGTCATTTTCGGAACAGGGGAATCCACGAGAGATTATACTCACGTGAGCGACATAATACAGGCCTACGATATTGTATTGAATAACGGCGAGGCCCTCAAAGGCAAAGCTATCAACTTTGCAAGCGGTCAAAACACCAAGATTAAGGATATCGCGGAATATATCGCGAAACGTTTCGGCGTCAAGGTGGTCCACGGTCCGGAAAGGCCGGGGGAAGTCCTGCGTTTTCCTTCCGACATATCTTTCGCCAAAAGCTTTGGCTATTCTCCAAAGGTTTCAGTTTGGGACGGCATAGACAAATATATAGAGTGGGCGATATCCGAAGAGTATAAGAAGTCCATAAAGTCGACTTATTAATAATTCACTAAAGTGCAGTATTTGTTCTCAAAGTAGGAATTCTTGTCGCTATAGTATTGCCAGTCCATTTTATCTTTTTTGAAGATGATGTGGGGGATATTTCCGTACCATGAAGCAAAAGCGCCGAAACTGGAGTCGGAACCTATAATTGTCCGGGTTTTTGCTAAAAGGAAAAGGTCGGTCACGGCATCCTCTTTCGAAATATAAACATTCAATCCATTGAAGAATTTGCTTTGGACCGCGCCATCGGACGTTATCACAAAAAGCGTGTTGCTTTCATCTATGTTATTCTCTCGCATGTACTCATCAAGAATTTCTCTGACTCTTTTTTGTTCAATAAAATATTCTCCGCTCTTGAAAAAAGCATAGTCGCCTTGCCGTATGTGGACTCCTACTATGTTGTTGTATTTTAAACGCAAGGGTCGTAATATTTCTTCCGTCCGATTCATGATTTCTTTTTTCGGCGCAAAAACATCAAGCAGTTCTTTTCTGAATTTTCTTAACCCTTCCGGATTTCTAAAAAGCCAGCCAACCATGTAAACGACATCGCTGTCCTCCTCTTTTCTAAAAAGTTCCGGCGGTCTTTGCGTCGGCGGGAGGCAATACGTTTTGCTTTCCAAGTTTTCGGATGAGACAACTTTTTGCGAAAACATAATCTCAATCGGTTTCAGGTAAATTATCTTATAAATCAATTTCGCTATTTTAACACGCAGGCCGTTTCTTCTTTTCCTATATGATTTGA is a genomic window of bacterium containing:
- a CDS encoding NAD-dependent epimerase/dehydratase family protein; protein product: MKILITGGGGFQGSHLTEYLISKGHDISVLNTYSEASKANLSQVKDKIDLIWGSITDKEIVDKSVRGQDVVFHLAAHINVDESLKEDPMVFFHGNILGTYNVLEAVKKNGNRLILTSTCEVYGDGHDLKDSELLDETAELRPNSPYAASKVAADRISYSYFKSFGVDITIVRPFNLFGERQKSGRFGALIPILVANAMRGEDLVIFGTGESTRDYTHVSDIIQAYDIVLNNGEALKGKAINFASGQNTKIKDIAEYIAKRFGVKVVHGPERPGEVLRFPSDISFAKSFGYSPKVSVWDGIDKYIEWAISEEYKKSIKSTY